GTTAATTTGGCAGAAGGCTCGAATACTAGTAATACAGTGAATGGTTATTTTTATGGGGCTGAAAATTTAAGTAAGAGAAAGAATAGCAGCGGCTCGGCTTTATATATTAAAGGGCATTTATTAAACGATCATTTAGGAGGTAGTGGTACATACTTTAATCTAGTCCCCTTAACTGCGGAGAAATTGAAAAAAAATAAAACTGGAAGTAATGACGCAAATGGTATTCACGAAAAACAAGTAGAGAGCAAAATCAAAGAACTTGTCGAAAAACCTTCACAAGTAGGGTCGATAAAATACAAGGTAGAATCACTCGTACCGAGTCTTCGTCCTGCAAGACTACAAACGCAGATTGTCAAAGATTTTGCCTTAGAATTTGAAACAGCAGCAAAAACAAATCCAACAGAGAATACTAATGAGATTAGAGATAGAGTTATAGCTAAAGATGTTCGGTTTCAAGGTGGAATTGCTCAACAACTAATTACATCTGTGGGCAAGGGAAACAATATTCTACCTAGTACTTTGATTCCGATTTTGAAGAACAATGCCGAACTCTGGCAATTGGAGGATGAAAAAGTTCCTTATGGGATCAAATGTAGCGCATCTTATATTGACTTAAGCACAGGATTGAAGGAGATCCCCAAAGCAAAGGATGGCTTACCAATTGAAGATTATGAGATAGTCAACGTTCTTCCAAGCTTATATACTGCTCCTTACCAAGAATAATCTTATGTTTCACATAGTGTAAACGCTTGACACCATAAAATAAATGTCCCGAAAATTTAGACTTTGGGTGAATTGCTTGATAAGTGCGATCGCCCGAACCATTCAGACTATCATCCAATTGAAGGATATATTGAATGCGTAAATCCTAGCTATCAATCATCTTAAAAGTTTTATTGAGCTAAAGGAAGCGATCGCTAGCCGAAATTTCAGGGTAGTTGATAACCCACTAACTACCCCATGAAATTTGACAGCTTTTAAGAAACCTGGTGTATTAACTAACAATTTAGCTACACGATATACACCGTAAAATTAACTAGATTATCCTGACCAAATCGCAATGAATCGCCATTAAGCAAGCGATATTGCATACCAGGAGTTAGAGGATTATTGTTTAAATAAATACCATTTGTACTCATATCAACAATCATGTATGCATTTTGCGACCAGTCCCAATCGACTCGCGCATGACGACGAGAGACTATTCCCTCGCTGGGGATACCCGTCAAGTCAATTTCTGGCGGCGCTATTCCTGGACTCTGACTGCGGCGACCAATATAACCTCCCTCGCCAACGAGGTGAAATTCTCTACCGGTGGTATGAATCAGCTTTAAAGCTGGCGCTCTTTGAGGCGGTGG
This genomic interval from Nostoc sp. KVJ3 contains the following:
- a CDS encoding FHA domain-containing protein, giving the protein MPANRCPNPSCEYFNRALPNNAKVCPWCSTPVGNVVAPTPQPPTQSQPSQQQPSQPPPVQYQRPPEQPNYQTPQQAPVDYSTVYQPRVAYQPTPPVYTPPPQRAPALKLIHTTGREFHLVGEGGYIGRRSQSPGIAPPEIDLTGIPSEGIVSRRHARVDWDWSQNAYMIVDMSTNGIYLNNNPLTPGMQYRLLNGDSLRFGQDNLVNFTVYIV